AGACGCATTACAACAAATTGATAAGGTTCGAGCTTAAGTCGAGCAGGATACATGGTGATTTCTACGATGGGCTGATCTGACATCATGGGTGATACGATTGAACTTCAATGGACAGCGATTGCTTCTGCGGTCTGTACGAAACCACAGGACGAGTATCGTGGATGGTGATTGTGGAAGATTTTAGGCCTCCACATCAGCTGATGGTGGTGATGACGGAGAGAGAGCTACGTTGTCGGAGATTGGTAGTATACATATCTTGGCAATACCTCTGGTGAATTCTCCGTTCTGGGTCTGGACCTTGACAACCCGTACGTTACCGTCATTTCCGTAGTAAACCATTTTTACTCTGCCAATGAGCCACTTCAGTGGGGGTACGTTGTCCTCTCGCAGCACAACCATTGTTCCGACGACCAAATTATCCCGCTGTTTATTCCACTTGTTGCGGGTTTGCAGATTGGCTAAGTACTCCTTGGACCATCTGCTCCAAATATGTTGAAGGAAATTTTGCACACGTTGCCATCTCGAGAGTGTTGTTTCGTTCAAGTGTCCAAGACACGGCTCTGGTAAGGCCATGAGTGGCCTAGCGGCGATGAAATGGCCAGGTGTGAGGACAGTAAGATCTTCAGGGTCATTTGATAGCGGTGTGAGTGGGCGTGAATTAAGGCAAGCCTCAATTTGAACAACCAGTGTGAAGAATTCGTCGAATTTCAAGGTTGTTGCTCCAATTGTTCGCTTCAGATGTGCTTTTACCGACTTGACGGCGGACTCCCACAGGCCACCAAAGTTGGGAGTTCTACGAGGAATAAACTTGAAGTTGATGTTATCTGCTGCAGCTTCTCGAGAGACATTCTGGGCAAACTCTTGGGTGTTGAAAAGAACTCGTAGCTCGTCCAATTCGCGTCGTGCCCCTCGGAAATTTGTGGCGTTGTC
The nucleotide sequence above comes from Uranotaenia lowii strain MFRU-FL unplaced genomic scaffold, ASM2978415v1 HiC_scaffold_1114, whole genome shotgun sequence. Encoded proteins:
- the LOC129759131 gene encoding uncharacterized protein LOC129759131, which encodes MGDLPPERVIEAPVFQRVGVDYCGPFSIQYPQRKARPVKCFIAVFVCLVVKAVHLEIVGDLTSNAFIAALRRFIGRRSRPEIIMCDNATNFRGARRELDELRVLFNTQEFAQNVSREAAADNINFKFIPRRTPNFGGLWESAVKSVKAHLKRTIGATTLKFDEFFTLVVQIEACLNSRPLTPLSNDPEDLTVLTPGHFIAARPLMALPEPCLGHLNETTLSRWQRVQNFLQHIWSRWSKEYLANLQTRNKWNKQRDNLVVGTMVVLREDNVPPLKWLIGRVKMVYYGNDGNVRVVKVQTQNGEFTRADVEA